A region of the Pseudomonas sp. J452 genome:
GGCCTCGCGGTTGAAGCGCAGGATGTCGCTGATCATGCCCCAGAAGCGCGGCGACAGCAGGTTGCTGCGCTGGGCGAACAGGCTGTTGAGGGTGTTGCCGTTGTACTCGCTGCCAGTCGCCGGGTCATGCACCGAGAAGCTCATTTCGGTGGGTTGCGAAGCGACGCCGAGCAGGCCGAGCAGCTTGATGAAGTTGGGGTAGGTCCAGTCGTTGAACACGATGAAACCGGTGTCGATGGCGTAGTCACGCCCGTCGACCTGGACATCGACGGTGTGGGTATGGCCGCCGACCCAGTCGCTGGCCTCGAACACGCAGATGTCGTGCTGGCGATTGAGCAGGTAGGCACTGGTCAGGCCGGCGATACCACTGCCGATGATGGCGATTTTCATGCGTTGGATTCCGCGTTGGAGGTACGTGCCATGCGCTTGCCGATGGCCAGTTGCAGGCCCTTGGGCATGTGGGCGAGTAGCAGCAGGGTGGCGATGAACGGGCCGGGGAAGGCGATTTCGTAGGGACGCTTGTCCAGGCGCTCGGCGATGTGGCGGGCGGCTTTCTCGACCGGCCAGCGCATCGGCATGGGGAAGTCGTTTTTCTGCGTCAGCGGGGTGTCGACGAAGCCCGGACTGACCAGGGTGACGGCGATGTCCTCGGCGGCCAGGTCGATGCGCAGGGTCTCGAACAGGTAGCGCATGGCCGCCTTGGACGCGCCGTAGGCTTCCGCGCGGGGGAGCGGCAGGTAGGTCACCGAACTGCCGACGCCGACCAGGTGCGGTTGGGCGCTCTGCCGTAGCAGCGGCAGGGCGGCCTCGATGCAGTAGCTGGCGGAGAACAGGTTGGCGCGCATCACCCGTTCGATCATCGCCGCCTCGAAGTGGCGGGTGTCCACGTACTCGCAGGTGCCGGCATTGAGGATCACCGTGTCGAGCACGCCCCAGTGTTCCGTGATGCGCTCGCCGATGGCCTGGACCTGTTCGGCATCGCTGAGGTCGCCGGGGGCCAGCAACACCTGCTGCGGGAAGCGTTCGGCGAGGGCCTGCAGGGCGCCGGCATTGCGCGCGCTGACGGTCAGGTGAT
Encoded here:
- a CDS encoding SDR family NAD(P)-dependent oxidoreductase, with amino-acid sequence MKRIWLTGASSGIGAALAEILLHQGHHLTVSARNAGALQALAERFPQQVLLAPGDLSDAEQVQAIGERITEHWGVLDTVILNAGTCEYVDTRHFEAAMIERVMRANLFSASYCIEAALPLLRQSAQPHLVGVGSSVTYLPLPRAEAYGASKAAMRYLFETLRIDLAAEDIAVTLVSPGFVDTPLTQKNDFPMPMRWPVEKAARHIAERLDKRPYEIAFPGPFIATLLLLAHMPKGLQLAIGKRMARTSNAESNA